In Erythrobacter sp. KY5, the DNA window GCTTGCGACGCCTCTGGCGTCGAATCCCTTGCATTGGTCCTTTGTCCCTCCTTCCCTTTGCGCTAACGGCGCATGCGAGATGACCGACATGACAACTCTTTACGCCGCCTACGCCGGGACGATCCAAAACGCGCTTGACGCGCTTGTCGCAGACGGGACGCTGCCTGAGGGCACGTCCTTTGCGAATGTCACGCTTGAGCCGCCGCGCGATCCTTCGCATGGCGACCTTGCGACCAATGCCGCGATGGTGCTGGCAAAGCCTGCCAAGACCAATCCCCGCGCATTGGCCGAAGCGATTGCGGCGAAACTTGAAGCCGATCCTACGATTGTGAGCGCCGAAATCGCGGGACCTGGGTTTCTCAATCTGCGGCTCGACCCGTCAGCCTGGCTCGGAGAACTTGAGACGATCATCAGGCTTGGCGACGATTATGGTCGCTCGACCATGGGTGCCGGAACGACGGTCAATGTCGAATATGTAAGCGCCAACCCGACCGGCCCCATGCATATGGGCCATTGTCGCGGCGCGGTGGTGGGCGATGCGCTGTCCAGCCTGCTTGAGCTGGCGGGGCATAATGTCACGCGCGAATATTACATCAACGACGCTGGCGGTCAGGTCGACACGCTCGCCCGGTCAGCGCACCTGCGCTATCGCGAGGCACTGGGTGAAGATATCGGCGAGATACCGGAAGGATATTATCCGGGCGATTACCTCAAACCGATTGGCGAATATCTCGCGCAGGAACTGGGCGACAAGCACCTCGACACACCTGAAGAAGAGTGGCTGCCATACTTCCGCGCCGAAGCGGTCGAGAAGATGATGGACCTCATCAAGTCCGATCTTGCCCTGCTTGGCATCCATCATGACGTCTTTGCATCCGAAGCCGCGCTTCATGCTGCGGGTAAGCCGGATGAGGCGGAAAAGTGGCTGCGTGAACACGGCCTCGTCTATGATGGCGTGCTTGAAGCGCCCAAGGGCAAGGCCCCGCCTGAGGATTGGGAGCCGGTTGAATTGCCGCTTTTCCGCTCGACGCAATTCGGCGACGATCAGGACCGCCCAATCAAGAAGTCGGACGGCAAGTGGACATATTTCGGCGCGGACCTTGCCTACCACATGCAAAAGGCCGCCGATGCCGATGAGCTGATCGATATTTGGGGTGCGGACCATGCCGGCACGGTCAAGCGGATCAAGGCGGCAGTTGCTGCTCTGTCGCAAGGGCAAGGCAATCCGATCCCGTTTGACGTCAAGCTCGTCCAGATGGTTCAGCTGATGCGCGGCGGTGAGCCGGTCAAGATGTCAAAGCGTTCGGGCAATTTCATCACCATCGCCGACATGGTCGAGGAAGTCGGCAAGGACGTGGTGCGTTTCACTATGCTGACCCGCAAGCCGGAAGCGCAGATGGAATTCGACTTCGCCAAAGTGGTCGAGGCATCGAAGGACAATCCAGTCTGGTACGTTCAGTACGCTCACGCCCGGATTCAATCGACAATTCGCAAGGCTGCGGATGAAGAGGGCGTTACGCCTTCGCTCGACGCTCTTGGCCAGCTGGGTCAGGAAGAGCTGGCGCTGATCCGGCGTGCGGCACAATTCCCTCGCGAGGTGGAAGCCGCGGCCAAGGCGCGCGAACCTCACCGGATCGCGTTTTACCTTTATGACCTCGCGACCGACCTCAATTCGTTCTACAGCCTCGGTAACACTGAGCCTGAAAAGCGGTTCATCCTGAAACATGATAAGGGCTTAACCGCAGCGCGCCTTTTCCTCGCATCGGCAATCGGGCAAGTGCTGCGTAATGGCCTCCGCGTTCTTGGCGTGGAAGCCGTCGACCGAATGTAAAAGGACGCGTGTGATCAGTGATGATCGAAGCCGAATATGAAGAGATAGAGGACGGCACCGACCAGCTCGACCTTTCCGACGACGACAGTCTGCCCTGGCTGGAAGCGGAGGAAGAGGACGATGCAGCCGGGGGCGTCGACACACGTCAGGTGGTCGGCTTCGCTTTGTTCATGCTTTTCCTTCTCGTCGTCATAGTCGGCAGTTTCTGGTATTTAGGCGGTCGCCAGAGCGGTGGCGAACAGGTCGCCGATGGCAGCATCATCGCAGCACCGGACACGCCGATCAAAGAGCGACCGGAAGATCCAGGCGGCAAGGAATTCGACGGAACCGGCAATGTCGCGCCCGTAGTTGGAGAAGGCGGCACAAGCGAAGGTGTGATGGCCACGCAAGAACCAGCCGCGACGGCTGGCGGTGCCGATGGCGAGAACGCCCGGCAGGCTTTCGCGACGACCAGCGGTGTCGGCGTACAGCTTGCCGCCTATTCGTCTCGCGCACGGGCCGAACAGGGCTGGAATGACATTACCCGCCGCACCGATGCACTTTCCGGTTTCCGCTACAGGATTGAAGAGGGCGTGGTAGACATCGGTACGGTCTATCGCTTGCAGGCAGTTGCGGGTGATCGGGCAGCGGGCGATGCGCTTTGTGCAGCGCTAAAAGCCGATGGAATTGATTGCCAGGTCAAACCCTGAGGCTCCCTTACATTGCGGTCTTGTCGCAATCTGGCCCGATTCCGGCACTTTCCCACGAGATTTCCCCGCTAATTCACCAATACGGATGGTTAGCGCGCTTGCCTGATCGCACACGCGCTGCAAGGCTTATGCAATGATTCCGGCGATATTCGGATGTTCTGGACCTGAACTTACCGCAGAGGAACGCGCGTTCTTCCGCGAGGCTGATCCTGCGGGCTACATTCTGTTCGGGCGCAACTGCCTCGATCCTGAGCAATTGCGCAAACTGACCGACGATCTGCGCGATATCCATGGGCGCGATCGTTTGCTGGTTTCGATCGATCAGGAAGGCGGGCGCGTGGCTCGGCTGCGACCTCCGCAATGGGCTTCCTATCCATCGGGCGAAGCGTTCGACAAGCTTTACAAGGTCGCCCCAGCCAGCGCTATCGAAGCGGCAAGGGCAGGCGCCAAGGCAATGGGGCTGGAGCTTTCGGCGATGGGGATCACGGTCGACTACCATCCGCCCCTCGATTTGAGGCAGTCGGGCGCGCACGACGTGATCGGGGACCGGTCGCTTGGTGCCGATCCGATGCAGGTCGCTGCAATTGGCAGAGCAATCCTCGAAGGTCTCGCCGCTGCGGGCGTCACAGGCTGTATCAAGCACATGCCGGGCCATGGCCGCGCGATGGCCGATTCGCACAAGGAAATGCCAGTCGTTGACGCCGATGCCGACGCGCTGGCTGCGGATATTGCACCGTTCAGGAGCCTCAATTGGGCTCCCATCGGTATGACCGCGCACCTCAAATTCCCGGTCTGGGACGCCGATAACCCCGCGACGCAATCCGAGGTGATAGTCCGCGACATTATTCGCGGTGAAATTGGTTTCGACGGTCTTTTGCTCACAGACGATATCGACATGGAAGCGCTTGAGGGCACCATCCCTGAGCGTTCGGCGAGAGCGCATGCAGCGGGCTGCGATATCGTGCTCAATTGCTGGGCCAAGATGGACGACATGGCCGGCATCTGTGAAGTGCTGCCCACGATGTCGGGCCAGACGACAGCGCGCCTTGACCGCGCGCTCGAAGGCACACGCCTTGCAGATTGCATCGCGGATGAAGCAGCCGACCTTCTTGCCAAGCGCGATGCACTGCTGGCCCTCGCTGAGGAGGCCGCATGACCATCGAGAACGACGATGGCTTCATGCTTTCAGGCGACGCTGCCGGGGCGGGTGAGCCCACGGCCGAAATGCCCGACGGTTGGGTAGATGAAAACGGCAAGCAAGGCGCGAAACAGGGCGATGATGCACTCTATCTCGAGCTTGATGGCTGGGAAGGCCCGCTCGATCTGTTGCTCGACCTTGCGCGGCGTCAGAAGGTTGATCTTCGCCAGATTTCCATCCTCGCGCTGGTCGACCAGTACCTGAACTATATCGAGCGCGCTCAGGGCCTGAGGCTGGAACTGGCGGCAGACTACCTCGTGATGGCTGCCTGGCTGGCTTACCTCAAATCGGCGCTGTTGCTGCCCAAGGAAGAACAGGAAGACCCGAGCCCCGAGGAGCTCGCACTGCGCCTTCAGTTGCGACTTCAAAGACTTGGCGCGATGCGCGAGGCCGCGGCTAGGCTCATGGGCCGCGATCGGATCGGACGCGACATCTTTGTTCGCGGCGCGCCGGAGGGACTTCGGACTGATCGCAAGACATTGTGGCGCTCGGATGCCTATTCGCTGATCCAGGCTTACGGACAAGTCAAGGCGCGTACGGCGCCGCGCATCTACCACGTGTCAGACCGTCCGGTCATGACACTGGACAGCGCGCTGGACCGGGTCTCCGCGATGCTGGGCGTGACACTGGACTGGATGGATATTCGCGACTTTCTGCCGAAACATGCCGCGCCTGCGCTGCGCAAATCGGCGCTTGCATCCAGCTTCGTCGCGGCGCTGGAGCTCGCGCGATTGGGACGGGCTGAGATTGCGCAGGAAGAGGCCTTTTCACCGCTTCGCATTCGCAGGCTTAAGGCAGCGGCAAGCGCATGAGCGAGGAAACGGACGATGTGCCCGACGAAATCGAACGCGGGCTTGAGGCGACGTTGTTCGCTTCCGAAGAGCCGCTATCTGTGGATCAACTCGCAGCGCATCTGGGCGATTGCGACAAGTCGCTGATCCGGGAGAGCCTCAAAGCGCTTCAAGCTCACTACGAAAAGCGCGGCGTTCAGTTGGTAGAGCGCGGCAAACGCTGGCATTTCGAAACCGCTGCCGACATGGCGCATTTGCTCCGCCGCGAAAAAGAGCAGGTTCGCCGCCTCAGCCGTGCTGCGACCGAAGTGCTCGCGATTATCGCCTATCACGAGCCGGTAAGCCGGGCGGAGATCGAATCGATCCGCGGGGTTCAGACCAGTGGCGGGACGCTGGATGTCCTCATGGAAGCGGGGTGGATCAAGCTGGCCGGTCGCCGCGAAGTGCCCGGGCGGCCAGTGATTTACGCGACAACGCCTGAATTCCTCGATCACTTTGGCCTTGCGTCGAGGCGTGACCTGCCCGGCATTGACGAGCTCAAGGCAGCAGGGCTCCTCGATCCGGTCGACGAAGCTTTCGAGGAAGCGATGGGGGATTCTGGCGAAGAAAGCCCCGATGACGAGAATGACGGCGAAAGTTGCAGCGCCGCACAAGATGCCGGCGAAAGCGATGAGGAATGCTCCGCTGCGGGTTGACCACGTTTGCTGACTGGCGCAGCGCGGGCTTCATCCCTATATTGGTCGAGAAAAACCCCCTCTAACGAGGCAATCAAGAGAGAATTCGCATGGGCGGTATTGGAATCTGGCAAATCCTCATCGTGGCGCTCGTCGTCCTCGTCCTGTTCGGACGCGGCCGGATCTCTGAGATGATGGGCGATTTCGGCAAAGGGATATCGAGTTTCAAGAAGGGCATGAGCGAGGAGGAGAGCGCCAGTTCGACACCCAATGCTCAGATCGAAGCGCCTGCCAAGGACGTGACCCCCGCCGATACCAAGACGAGCGAGAAGACTGACTCGGCAAGCTGAGTTCCCGACGCTCTCACGCCGCACGGAGCGGTAAAGGCTATCCATGTTCGACATCGGCGCCGCTGAATTACTGGTGATCATTATCGTCGCGGTCCTCGTGATCGGGCCGAAGGACATGCCGCACGCCATGCGCACAGCTGGCCGCTGGATCGGAAAGGTGCGCAAGGTGTCCACTCACTTTCGAACAGGCATCGACGCGATGGTCCGCGAAGCCGAGCTTGAGGACATGGAGAAAAAGTGGAAGGCGCAAAACGAGGCGATCATGAAGCGGTCCGCCGCCAGCGCCGAATCTGCCAATGGTGAGCCAGTGATGACCGGGCCGCCGCCTGCGACTGAAACTCCTCAGTCCGTCTCAGCCGAAAGCGCTGCGCCAAAAGCAGCAAGCGATGCTGTCGAAGACGTCCAGCCTGAACCTGCGCCTGGCGCGGCAAAGCCGAAGGACTAGCGCAGCGCGATGGCATTCGAGATCAAGGATATCGACGAGACACGCGCTCCCCTGCTCGATCATCTGATTGAGCTTCGCACCCGGCTCGTGCGCTCGGTATTCGCGCTGTTGATTGGCTTTGGGATCTGTTTCTATTTTGCAGACCCGATCCTGGGTTATCTGGTGCAGCCTTTGAAGGAGGCGTTTCCCGAAGGTGAGGGGCAGCTGATTTTCACCAAGCTGCCGGAAATCTTCTTCGTCGAGCTCAAGGTCGGTCTGTTTGCAGGCTTCATGGTCAGTTTCCCGATCATTGCCAATCAGCTTTGGGCTTTTGTTGCCCCTGGCCTTTACGCGAATGAGAAAAAGGCTTTCCTGCCTTTCCTTGTCGCGACCCCGGTCTTGTTCATCGGAGGGGCGGCGCTTGCCTATTACGTGGTGATGCCCACTGCTTTCCGGTTCTTCCTGGGTTTCGGTGGCGAAGCCGGCGGACTGTCGATCCAGGCTCTACCTACGGCTGGCGACTATCTCAGCCTCGTCATGCAGTTTATTCTGGCATTCGGGATAACGTTCCTGCTTCCCGTGCTGCTGATGCTGCTTCACCGCGCTGGTATCGTCACGCGTGCCCAGCTTGCCGGAGCTCGCCGCTATGTGATTGTCGGCGTGGTGGCGCTTGCTGCCATCGTCACACCGCCCGATCCGGGTAGCCAGGTGATCCTCGCAGTGCCGTTGCTGGTGCTGTTCGAGGGATCGCTGTTGCTCATGCGTGTGCAGGAGCGGACGATGAAGCGGGCTGCCAAGAACTCCGATACTGCGAAGCCGGAAAAAGGTGAGCCGGGCAACATTGCAAGCGGTGACGATTCAAGCGTCACGGCGGACTAGCAACGCTCCAGACCCGTATACCCGGATAAAAGAACACGCGCCGCCCTCTTGCGAGGGCAGCGCGTGCCGGGACTCAAGACCAAGTCAGAACGTTACACGTAGTCAGGGGCTGACGGGATCGTCGTTGTCATCGCTCGCAGCGACAACAACGCCAACCAGTGCCGCTGCGCCGAGCAGGCCGAGCAGCAGGGTGGAGGCGCCGGCGGCAACTTCACTTTCGCCTTCGACAGGCGCGCTTGCGCGTTCGAATGCGACCTGTGCAATGGCTGGGGATGCCGCGAGCGACGCGGCAGCGGCGGCAAGGGCGAGAGTACGGAACTTCATAAGGCAGTCTCCTTTGCGCATTGGCACCAAGCTCTTGCACTGGCTGAGCAATCTCCCGTGCCGGAGCGGGTCGTGTTACGTCCGCGACGCGACTGGCAGGACCAGCCGGGTTGCACAAACGCGCATGACCCGCGCCACTTCCTTCGAGGAAAGTGGTGACTAGATTATGAAATAAGCTCGAAAAATCAATGGACTACGTGTCAGTACGTAGTGCGTAATGGTCAGCGCGAGTGCACGCGCTTGCCTGCAAGATAGACTTCACGCACTTCGGTCTCGCGAATCTCGCCAGGCGATGCGAGCATCGGATCGCGGTCGACAAAGATGAAATCCGCGCGTTCGCCAACCACCAGTCGCCCGAACCTGCCATCAGCAAAACCTGCATATGCGGCGTCGGAGGTGAAGCCGGCGAGGGCCTGTTCGCGGCTCACCGCTTCCTGCGCGCGCCAGCCGCCGAAGGGCCGGCCATTCTCATCGGTACGGCTGATCGCCACCGCTATTCCGGCGAAAACATCAGCAGGCTCGACAGGCGCGTCGGACCCGAATGCGAGCCTTCCCCCGACCTCCAGGATGCTGCGCCACGCATAGGCACCGCCGAGGCGCCCCTCGCCCAAACGCGCTTCGGCCATGAACATGTCGCTGGTCTGGTGAAGCGGCTGCATCGAGGCGATCGTGCCGTGCTCACCGAAGCGCGCGATGTCGTCCACATCGACGATCTGCGCGTGTTCGATACGCCAGCGGCGGTCGCCCTTGTAGCTCTCGGACAGTTCCTCGATCGCAAGCAGCACGTCCGCGTTTGCAGCGTCGCCAATTGCGTGGACGGCGGTCTGGAAGTTGTCGAGCGCAGCGCGGCTCATACGGTTGCGCAACTGGGCGGGCGAGGTGATGGGAATGCCGCGCGTGGCTGGCTCGTCGGTATACGG includes these proteins:
- the argS gene encoding arginine--tRNA ligase produces the protein MTDMTTLYAAYAGTIQNALDALVADGTLPEGTSFANVTLEPPRDPSHGDLATNAAMVLAKPAKTNPRALAEAIAAKLEADPTIVSAEIAGPGFLNLRLDPSAWLGELETIIRLGDDYGRSTMGAGTTVNVEYVSANPTGPMHMGHCRGAVVGDALSSLLELAGHNVTREYYINDAGGQVDTLARSAHLRYREALGEDIGEIPEGYYPGDYLKPIGEYLAQELGDKHLDTPEEEWLPYFRAEAVEKMMDLIKSDLALLGIHHDVFASEAALHAAGKPDEAEKWLREHGLVYDGVLEAPKGKAPPEDWEPVELPLFRSTQFGDDQDRPIKKSDGKWTYFGADLAYHMQKAADADELIDIWGADHAGTVKRIKAAVAALSQGQGNPIPFDVKLVQMVQLMRGGEPVKMSKRSGNFITIADMVEEVGKDVVRFTMLTRKPEAQMEFDFAKVVEASKDNPVWYVQYAHARIQSTIRKAADEEGVTPSLDALGQLGQEELALIRRAAQFPREVEAAAKAREPHRIAFYLYDLATDLNSFYSLGNTEPEKRFILKHDKGLTAARLFLASAIGQVLRNGLRVLGVEAVDRM
- a CDS encoding SPOR domain-containing protein; translated protein: MIEAEYEEIEDGTDQLDLSDDDSLPWLEAEEEDDAAGGVDTRQVVGFALFMLFLLVVIVGSFWYLGGRQSGGEQVADGSIIAAPDTPIKERPEDPGGKEFDGTGNVAPVVGEGGTSEGVMATQEPAATAGGADGENARQAFATTSGVGVQLAAYSSRARAEQGWNDITRRTDALSGFRYRIEEGVVDIGTVYRLQAVAGDRAAGDALCAALKADGIDCQVKP
- the nagZ gene encoding beta-N-acetylhexosaminidase gives rise to the protein MIPAIFGCSGPELTAEERAFFREADPAGYILFGRNCLDPEQLRKLTDDLRDIHGRDRLLVSIDQEGGRVARLRPPQWASYPSGEAFDKLYKVAPASAIEAARAGAKAMGLELSAMGITVDYHPPLDLRQSGAHDVIGDRSLGADPMQVAAIGRAILEGLAAAGVTGCIKHMPGHGRAMADSHKEMPVVDADADALAADIAPFRSLNWAPIGMTAHLKFPVWDADNPATQSEVIVRDIIRGEIGFDGLLLTDDIDMEALEGTIPERSARAHAAGCDIVLNCWAKMDDMAGICEVLPTMSGQTTARLDRALEGTRLADCIADEAADLLAKRDALLALAEEAA
- a CDS encoding ScpA family protein, which encodes MPDGWVDENGKQGAKQGDDALYLELDGWEGPLDLLLDLARRQKVDLRQISILALVDQYLNYIERAQGLRLELAADYLVMAAWLAYLKSALLLPKEEQEDPSPEELALRLQLRLQRLGAMREAAARLMGRDRIGRDIFVRGAPEGLRTDRKTLWRSDAYSLIQAYGQVKARTAPRIYHVSDRPVMTLDSALDRVSAMLGVTLDWMDIRDFLPKHAAPALRKSALASSFVAALELARLGRAEIAQEEAFSPLRIRRLKAAASA
- the scpB gene encoding SMC-Scp complex subunit ScpB, producing the protein MSEETDDVPDEIERGLEATLFASEEPLSVDQLAAHLGDCDKSLIRESLKALQAHYEKRGVQLVERGKRWHFETAADMAHLLRREKEQVRRLSRAATEVLAIIAYHEPVSRAEIESIRGVQTSGGTLDVLMEAGWIKLAGRREVPGRPVIYATTPEFLDHFGLASRRDLPGIDELKAAGLLDPVDEAFEEAMGDSGEESPDDENDGESCSAAQDAGESDEECSAAG
- a CDS encoding twin-arginine translocase TatA/TatE family subunit is translated as MGGIGIWQILIVALVVLVLFGRGRISEMMGDFGKGISSFKKGMSEEESASSTPNAQIEAPAKDVTPADTKTSEKTDSAS
- the tatB gene encoding Sec-independent protein translocase protein TatB — its product is MFDIGAAELLVIIIVAVLVIGPKDMPHAMRTAGRWIGKVRKVSTHFRTGIDAMVREAELEDMEKKWKAQNEAIMKRSAASAESANGEPVMTGPPPATETPQSVSAESAAPKAASDAVEDVQPEPAPGAAKPKD
- the tatC gene encoding twin-arginine translocase subunit TatC, which codes for MAFEIKDIDETRAPLLDHLIELRTRLVRSVFALLIGFGICFYFADPILGYLVQPLKEAFPEGEGQLIFTKLPEIFFVELKVGLFAGFMVSFPIIANQLWAFVAPGLYANEKKAFLPFLVATPVLFIGGAALAYYVVMPTAFRFFLGFGGEAGGLSIQALPTAGDYLSLVMQFILAFGITFLLPVLLMLLHRAGIVTRAQLAGARRYVIVGVVALAAIVTPPDPGSQVILAVPLLVLFEGSLLLMRVQERTMKRAAKNSDTAKPEKGEPGNIASGDDSSVTAD